In one Aeromicrobium erythreum genomic region, the following are encoded:
- a CDS encoding alpha/beta hydrolase has translation MSTVTITIPAAPVAVAPVPGDAAALRDFAADLLTVSSGLDDLATFAGDVLSGEHWEGEAAEAYRRAAVGTADDADDRSLVLRKVSGQVEDYATGLADRKRRRDGLVERRSTLLSRREDLTADVRAAVDVSDEAIQTLQQRAEQLRLDVEAFDRDHADLQQDCRTADEQIAQKLQAVDSSAEVTRAAVGLVDPADALLDRPGAPGTDGATPASVHDWWTSLDASQQQALIAAHPQIIGNTDGIPTAARDEANRISLALDLDRLETREDDGGSLTFAERRHLERAQAAQTALDDVAARRDPVTNEPLEGFLSLYDPTAFGGDGAVAVSVGNPDTAQNVSVSVPGMLNDGASIEGGTESVGNLYATARLANPGQSVASTMWIGYDAPSNFGVHGLDTLQVIDEGLADAGGERLADFLDGMREVRDEDVHGRAHLTVIGHSYGSTTVGNAATDHGIPADDVVLIGSPGAGHAADHATDLGLPAAHVWAGSASEDAVSHLARNGWVGTGLGLDPTDEDFGAQRFQAENVARGTHDWIWDHNQYYQPNTESLYNMGQIVAGNDDAVLDAEHRHDPWYGPMQDPEEDRQPARRDTGFEP, from the coding sequence ATGAGCACGGTCACGATCACGATCCCCGCCGCTCCCGTGGCGGTGGCCCCCGTGCCCGGCGACGCCGCCGCGCTCCGCGACTTCGCCGCGGACCTGCTCACCGTCTCCTCCGGTCTCGACGACCTCGCCACCTTCGCCGGTGACGTGCTGAGCGGGGAGCACTGGGAGGGCGAGGCCGCGGAGGCGTACCGGCGGGCCGCCGTCGGCACCGCCGACGACGCCGACGACCGCTCGCTCGTGCTGCGCAAGGTCAGCGGCCAGGTCGAGGACTACGCCACCGGACTCGCCGACCGCAAGCGTCGGCGCGACGGCCTCGTGGAGCGTCGGTCCACGCTCCTCTCGCGCCGCGAGGACCTCACGGCCGACGTCCGCGCCGCCGTCGACGTGAGCGACGAGGCGATCCAGACGCTCCAGCAGCGTGCCGAGCAGCTGCGGCTCGACGTCGAGGCGTTCGACCGCGACCACGCCGACCTCCAGCAGGACTGCCGCACCGCCGACGAGCAGATCGCGCAGAAGCTGCAGGCCGTCGACTCCTCGGCCGAGGTGACCCGCGCCGCCGTCGGCCTCGTCGACCCCGCCGACGCGCTCCTGGACCGCCCCGGGGCCCCGGGCACGGACGGCGCGACCCCCGCCAGCGTGCACGACTGGTGGACCTCGCTCGACGCGTCCCAGCAGCAGGCACTCATCGCCGCGCACCCGCAGATCATCGGCAACACCGACGGCATCCCCACCGCCGCGCGCGACGAGGCGAACCGGATCTCGCTCGCGCTCGACCTCGACCGGCTGGAGACCCGCGAGGACGACGGCGGGTCCCTGACCTTCGCCGAACGACGGCACCTCGAGCGGGCCCAGGCGGCCCAGACCGCGCTCGACGACGTGGCGGCCCGCAGGGACCCCGTGACGAACGAGCCGCTCGAGGGCTTCCTGAGCCTCTACGACCCCACGGCGTTCGGCGGGGACGGCGCCGTGGCCGTCTCGGTCGGCAACCCCGACACCGCCCAGAACGTGTCGGTGTCGGTGCCCGGCATGCTCAACGACGGCGCCTCCATCGAGGGTGGCACCGAGAGCGTGGGCAACCTCTACGCCACCGCGCGCCTGGCGAACCCCGGCCAGTCCGTGGCCTCCACGATGTGGATCGGGTACGACGCGCCCTCGAACTTCGGCGTGCACGGGCTCGACACCCTCCAGGTGATCGACGAGGGCCTCGCCGACGCCGGTGGCGAGCGCCTAGCGGACTTCCTGGACGGGATGCGCGAGGTACGCGACGAGGACGTCCACGGCCGCGCCCACCTGACGGTGATCGGCCACAGCTACGGGTCCACCACGGTCGGCAACGCCGCCACCGACCACGGGATCCCCGCCGATGACGTCGTGCTCATCGGCAGCCCCGGTGCGGGCCACGCCGCCGACCACGCCACCGACCTCGGTCTGCCGGCCGCCCACGTCTGGGCCGGGTCGGCCAGCGAGGACGCCGTCAGCCACCTCGCCCGCAACGGCTGGGTCGGGACGGGCCTCGGGCTCGACCCCACCGACGAGGACTTCGGGGCCCAGCGCTTCCAGGCCGAGAACGTCGCTCGCGGGACCCACGACTGGATCTGGGACCACAACCAGTACTACCAACCGAACACGGAGTCGCTCTACAACATGGGCCAGATCGTCGCCGGCAACGACGACGCCGTGCTGGACGCCGAGCACCGTCACGACCCGTGGTACGGGCCGATGCAGGACCCCGAGGAAGATCGACAGCCCGCGCGCCGCGACACCGGGTTCGAGCCGTGA
- a CDS encoding metallophosphoesterase family protein, with the protein MVRVLAVSDEVVDSIHHPQVRRLAPDLVVGTGDLPWDYLEFLASALDVPVVFVPGNHDPEVVTRATGWRAVLTGDGMPHADPRPIGCRSADGRVVEAAGLRIAGLGGSIRYSNGANQYTQRQLARRARRLLRRAGEEPVDLLLTHSPPSGLGDEDDPPHRGFDALRQVLDVLRPTWHLHGHVHPYGMAKPDRHVGPTTLRNVIPYQLIDVEPVRRPVGVAVEGDSDGQ; encoded by the coding sequence ATGGTGCGTGTGCTGGCAGTGTCCGACGAGGTGGTGGACTCGATCCACCACCCGCAGGTGCGTCGGCTCGCGCCCGACCTGGTGGTCGGCACGGGGGACCTGCCGTGGGACTACCTCGAGTTCCTGGCCTCGGCGCTCGACGTCCCGGTCGTCTTCGTCCCGGGCAACCACGACCCCGAGGTCGTCACGCGGGCGACCGGCTGGCGGGCGGTGCTGACCGGTGACGGCATGCCGCACGCCGACCCGCGACCGATCGGGTGCAGGAGCGCCGACGGACGGGTCGTCGAGGCGGCGGGCCTGCGGATCGCCGGGCTCGGCGGCAGCATCCGCTACAGCAACGGCGCCAACCAGTACACGCAGCGCCAGCTCGCGCGTCGCGCCCGACGGCTCCTGCGCCGCGCCGGCGAGGAGCCCGTCGACCTCCTCCTCACCCATTCCCCGCCGAGCGGCCTCGGCGACGAGGACGACCCGCCCCACCGGGGCTTCGACGCGCTGCGCCAGGTGCTCGACGTCCTGCGACCGACGTGGCACCTGCACGGGCACGTCCACCCCTACGGCATGGCCAAGCCCGACCGGCACGTCGGGCCGACCACGCTGCGCAACGTCATCCCCTACCAGCTCATCGACGTCGAGCCGGTCCGCCGGCCGGTCGGCGTCGCCGTCGAAGGAGACTCCGATGGTCAGTGA
- a CDS encoding DUF4233 domain-containing protein has product MRGMCAAMLTFEAILLGLSTPVMITVEDVPASTALPLGLGLAVLCILTAGMLRRPWGYTVGHLIQVASVALGFLVPAMFFVGGMFALLWVSAFVLGRRIEEDKRRWAEEGPDPV; this is encoded by the coding sequence ATGAGGGGCATGTGCGCCGCGATGCTCACGTTCGAGGCGATCCTCCTCGGTCTGAGCACCCCGGTCATGATCACCGTCGAGGACGTGCCGGCCTCCACCGCGCTCCCGCTCGGGCTCGGCCTGGCGGTGCTGTGCATCCTCACCGCGGGCATGCTGCGCCGGCCGTGGGGCTACACCGTCGGGCACCTCATCCAGGTGGCGTCGGTCGCGCTCGGCTTCCTGGTGCCGGCGATGTTCTTCGTGGGCGGCATGTTCGCGCTGCTCTGGGTCAGCGCGTTCGTGCTGGGCCGACGGATCGAGGAGGACAAGCGGCGCTGGGCCGAGGAGGGCCCCGACCCGGTCTGA
- a CDS encoding bifunctional folylpolyglutamate synthase/dihydrofolate synthase — MSNPTYAEVEAALLGRWPETRLEPSLERITALCRLLGDPQDAYPVVHLTGTNGKSSTARMVDALLRALDLRTGRFTSPHLQSMTERISLDGEPLTEEQFVEAFADVAAYAQVVDDSQPHPVSFFELTVAMAFAAFADAPVDAAVVEVGMGGSWDATNVAHGKVAVVTPVAVDHARYLGDTAAEVAVEKSGIIKAGSHAVLAAQEPDVLDVLVRRSLEVGATVLREGVDFGVVERLNAVGGQQVALQGLNARYDDVLLRLHGAHQAQNAAVALATVEAFVDAELDGDLVRAAFGEVTSPGRLEVLRRSPTVLVDSAHNPHGVRAAVETVQDAFTFSPLVGVVGAMADKDVEEMLRELEPVLAHVVCTQNSLDRSMRAEELGELAEEVFGEDRVTVVRSLDDALVRAIAMAETGEGMEEAIGSGGVLVIGSVVTAGEARILLGGGPAGGAA, encoded by the coding sequence ATGAGCAACCCCACCTACGCCGAGGTCGAGGCGGCCCTGCTGGGCCGCTGGCCCGAGACCAGGCTCGAGCCGTCGCTCGAGCGCATCACCGCGCTGTGCCGCCTGCTCGGCGACCCGCAGGACGCCTACCCGGTCGTGCACCTCACCGGCACCAACGGCAAGTCCTCGACCGCGCGCATGGTCGACGCGCTGCTGCGGGCGCTCGACCTGCGCACCGGCCGCTTCACCAGCCCGCACCTGCAGAGCATGACCGAGCGGATCAGCCTCGACGGCGAGCCGCTCACCGAGGAGCAGTTCGTCGAGGCGTTCGCCGACGTCGCGGCGTACGCGCAGGTCGTCGACGACAGCCAGCCGCACCCGGTCTCGTTCTTCGAGCTGACCGTCGCGATGGCGTTCGCTGCGTTCGCCGACGCACCGGTCGACGCCGCCGTCGTCGAGGTCGGCATGGGCGGCTCGTGGGACGCGACCAACGTCGCGCACGGCAAGGTCGCCGTGGTCACCCCGGTGGCCGTCGACCACGCTCGCTACCTCGGCGACACCGCCGCCGAGGTAGCCGTCGAGAAGTCGGGCATCATCAAGGCCGGCTCGCACGCGGTGCTCGCCGCGCAGGAGCCCGACGTGCTCGACGTGCTCGTGCGCCGCAGCCTCGAGGTCGGCGCCACGGTGCTGCGCGAGGGCGTCGACTTCGGCGTCGTCGAGCGGCTCAACGCCGTCGGTGGGCAGCAGGTCGCGCTGCAGGGCCTCAACGCGCGCTACGACGACGTGCTCCTGCGGCTGCACGGTGCCCACCAGGCGCAGAACGCCGCCGTGGCGCTCGCGACGGTGGAGGCGTTCGTCGACGCCGAGCTCGACGGCGACCTCGTGCGCGCCGCGTTCGGCGAGGTCACGTCGCCCGGTCGCCTCGAGGTCCTGCGCCGCAGCCCCACGGTGCTCGTCGACTCCGCCCACAACCCGCACGGCGTGCGGGCGGCGGTCGAGACGGTGCAGGACGCGTTCACGTTCAGCCCGCTCGTCGGCGTCGTCGGCGCCATGGCCGACAAGGACGTCGAGGAGATGCTGCGCGAGCTGGAGCCCGTGCTGGCGCACGTCGTGTGCACGCAGAACAGCCTCGACCGCTCGATGCGCGCCGAGGAGCTCGGCGAGCTGGCCGAGGAGGTGTTCGGCGAGGACCGCGTGACGGTCGTGCGCAGCCTCGACGACGCCCTGGTGCGGGCGATCGCCATGGCCGAGACCGGCGAGGGCATGGAGGAAGCGATCGGCAGCGGTGGCGTGCTCGTGATCGGGTCCGTCGTGACGGCCGGCGAGGCGCGCATCCTGCTCGGCGGCGGGCCGGCCGGCGGTGCCGCATGA
- a CDS encoding ABC transporter ATP-binding protein: MATIEMKNIVKKYGDGFPAVNDVSIDVADGEFLILVGPSGCGKSTLLRMIVGLEDITSGDMVIGGERVNDLAPRDRNLAMVFQNYALYPHLTVYENIAFPLRLKKRPEKEIDEKVRQASRTLDLDEHLERKPGNLSGGQRQRVAMGRAIVRDAKAFLFDEPLSNLDAKLRGQMRTEIARLQKQLGITTVYVTHDQTEAMTLGDRVAVMKRGVLQQLASPRELYEQPVNLFVAGFIGSPPMNFLPATVEDGQVTLPFGTFPLPADKAERTEGKGLLLAGIRPEHFEDVSVMADDAVDGTRTFQAHVDVREWLGDQQYAYVPYDAEAQVQDQLRDLAREADSESLRTQLVVSLDAASGAQGDDDVTLFIDSDRLHFFDPKSGENLTVGL; encoded by the coding sequence ATGGCCACCATCGAGATGAAGAACATCGTCAAGAAGTACGGTGACGGCTTCCCCGCGGTCAACGACGTCAGCATCGACGTCGCCGACGGCGAGTTCCTGATCCTCGTCGGCCCCTCGGGCTGCGGGAAGTCGACGCTGCTGCGGATGATCGTCGGCCTGGAGGACATCACCTCCGGCGACATGGTCATCGGCGGCGAGCGCGTGAACGACCTCGCGCCGCGCGACCGCAACCTGGCGATGGTCTTCCAGAACTACGCGCTCTACCCGCACCTCACGGTGTACGAGAACATCGCCTTCCCGCTGCGGCTGAAGAAGCGCCCCGAGAAGGAGATCGACGAGAAGGTCCGTCAGGCGAGCAGGACGCTCGACCTCGACGAGCACCTCGAGCGCAAGCCCGGCAACCTGTCCGGCGGTCAGCGCCAGCGCGTGGCGATGGGTCGCGCGATCGTCCGCGACGCGAAGGCGTTCCTGTTCGACGAGCCGTTGTCGAACCTCGACGCGAAGCTGCGCGGCCAGATGCGCACCGAGATCGCCCGGCTGCAAAAGCAGCTCGGCATCACCACCGTCTACGTCACGCACGACCAGACCGAGGCCATGACGCTCGGCGACCGGGTGGCCGTCATGAAGCGCGGCGTCCTGCAGCAGCTCGCCTCGCCCCGCGAGCTGTACGAGCAGCCCGTCAACCTGTTCGTGGCCGGCTTCATCGGCTCCCCGCCGATGAACTTCCTGCCCGCGACCGTCGAGGACGGCCAGGTCACGCTGCCGTTCGGCACGTTCCCGCTGCCCGCCGACAAGGCCGAGCGCACCGAGGGCAAGGGGCTGCTGCTCGCGGGCATCCGGCCCGAGCACTTCGAGGACGTGTCCGTGATGGCCGACGACGCGGTCGACGGCACGCGCACGTTCCAGGCCCACGTGGACGTGCGCGAGTGGCTCGGCGACCAGCAGTACGCCTACGTGCCCTACGACGCCGAGGCGCAGGTCCAGGACCAGCTGCGCGACCTCGCCCGCGAGGCCGACAGCGAGTCGCTGCGCACCCAGCTCGTCGTCTCGCTCGACGCGGCGAGCGGCGCGCAGGGCGACGACGACGTGACCCTGTTCATCGACTCCGACCGGCTGCACTTCTTCGACCCGAAGAGCGGCGAGAACCTCACCGTCGGCCTCTGA
- a CDS encoding DUF2332 domain-containing protein — protein sequence MEHGQELAEEYREFAAQAADSATFMAWSAAVADDAEVLDWLATLPRAKQQPNLVLAAARLHGVPAPGPYAALREALLADGSDGPIRATVLERSTQTNEVGRLATLAPAFAIVAAQHDDAPLSLLEVGASAGLCLYPDRYTYRWRTEGGDVVVGTGPGLACDVTGPAPLPQRVPRVAARRGIDLNPLDVTSPDDVAWLETLVWPEHDDRRARLRAALEVARADPPHVVAGDLLTELPQLVEEAAADGPVVVLHSAVIAYLDDHQRVAFDELARGLVADGACHWVSNESSRVLPSITATASSPGPERHAFVLGLDGQAVAGAHGHGRTLHWLA from the coding sequence ATGGAGCACGGGCAGGAGCTCGCCGAGGAGTACCGCGAGTTCGCGGCGCAGGCGGCCGACTCGGCCACCTTCATGGCGTGGTCGGCCGCGGTCGCCGACGACGCCGAGGTGCTCGACTGGCTCGCCACGCTGCCGCGCGCCAAGCAGCAGCCGAACCTGGTGCTCGCCGCCGCACGCCTGCACGGGGTCCCGGCACCCGGCCCGTACGCGGCCCTGCGCGAGGCGCTCCTCGCCGACGGATCCGACGGACCGATCCGCGCGACCGTGCTGGAACGGTCGACGCAGACCAACGAGGTCGGCCGGCTCGCGACGCTCGCCCCTGCGTTCGCGATCGTGGCGGCACAGCACGACGACGCCCCGTTGTCGCTCCTGGAGGTCGGGGCGAGCGCCGGCCTGTGCCTCTACCCCGACCGCTACACGTACCGCTGGCGCACGGAAGGCGGCGACGTCGTCGTCGGCACGGGTCCTGGGCTCGCCTGCGACGTCACGGGTCCGGCGCCTCTCCCCCAGCGTGTCCCCCGCGTCGCCGCACGTCGCGGGATCGATCTGAACCCGCTCGACGTCACCTCGCCGGACGACGTGGCGTGGCTCGAGACGCTCGTCTGGCCCGAGCACGACGACCGACGCGCCCGGCTCCGCGCCGCGCTCGAGGTCGCACGGGCGGACCCTCCGCACGTCGTCGCGGGCGACCTGCTCACCGAGCTGCCGCAGCTGGTCGAGGAGGCCGCGGCCGACGGCCCGGTCGTCGTGCTCCACAGCGCCGTGATCGCCTACCTCGACGACCACCAGCGCGTCGCGTTCGACGAGCTGGCTCGCGGCCTGGTCGCCGACGGCGCCTGCCACTGGGTGAGCAACGAGTCCTCACGTGTGCTCCCGTCGATCACCGCGACCGCCTCCTCCCCCGGTCCCGAGCGCCACGCCTTCGTGCTGGGCCTGGACGGGCAGGCCGTCGCTGGGGCCCACGGGCACGGACGCACGCTGCACTGGCTCGCCTGA
- a CDS encoding ParB N-terminal domain-containing protein → MVSDSGSPRVDAESDFLRARRAQVLASLAARLRNDRDDVVRSLSFDEVVEALGRRGEHYVGTKVIPLDAIVGSVDKERDFDRRFRPTSTRSRERWERLALASRRGEVIPPIEVYQVGDYYFVRDGHHRVSVARSMGESVIEARVTAVDTLLTPTGVDVRSDLELKHWRRLMLERVPFTGEARAAIAFDHPEQYGEIAETVEAWGARTMHAERAYMDKETMAARWYAEEFEPVARLIEDAGVRGPKERLAAAYLRVACERYRLIREHDWNAEVMGQVRVRSRPPRR, encoded by the coding sequence ATGGTCAGTGACTCCGGCTCGCCCCGGGTGGACGCCGAGAGCGACTTCCTGCGCGCCCGCCGCGCGCAGGTGCTCGCGTCGCTCGCGGCGCGGCTGCGCAACGACCGCGACGACGTCGTGCGGTCGCTGTCCTTCGACGAGGTCGTGGAGGCCCTCGGCCGTCGCGGCGAGCACTACGTCGGGACGAAGGTCATCCCGCTCGACGCGATCGTGGGGTCGGTGGACAAGGAGCGCGACTTCGACCGACGCTTCCGCCCGACGTCGACGCGCAGCCGCGAGCGCTGGGAGAGGCTGGCGCTGGCCAGCCGGCGGGGCGAGGTCATCCCGCCGATCGAGGTCTACCAGGTCGGCGACTACTACTTCGTGCGCGACGGCCACCACCGCGTCTCCGTGGCCCGGAGCATGGGGGAGTCGGTGATCGAGGCCCGCGTGACCGCCGTCGACACGCTGCTCACGCCGACGGGCGTCGACGTCCGGTCCGACCTCGAGCTCAAGCACTGGCGACGGCTCATGCTCGAGCGCGTGCCCTTCACGGGGGAGGCTCGTGCGGCGATCGCCTTCGACCACCCCGAGCAGTACGGCGAGATCGCCGAGACGGTGGAGGCGTGGGGAGCGCGGACGATGCACGCCGAGCGCGCCTACATGGACAAGGAGACGATGGCGGCGCGCTGGTACGCCGAGGAGTTCGAGCCCGTCGCGCGGCTCATCGAGGACGCCGGCGTCCGCGGCCCCAAGGAGCGTCTGGCTGCCGCGTACCTGCGGGTGGCCTGCGAGCGGTACCGCCTCATCCGCGAGCACGACTGGAACGCCGAGGTCATGGGGCAGGTGCGGGTGCGGTCCCGACCGCCGCGACGCTGA
- a CDS encoding MMPL family transporter — translation MSRQASSWIVHRFGTWGALVVLLVLLGGLGSFGSRLGEVQRNDAASFLPGGAESTRVIDQASTFADPDVVPAVVLLVRDGGARPDDVQRLAALKERLASLPGVTGDVIGPIPSQDREAAQLVVNLRVDPDEGFEQLPDTVDELRDVAAQDAGGADVYVAGPAALAADQAQAFAGIDGILLIAAISVVVVMLLLTYRSPVLWIIPLFCGVLSVFAAQGVVYLLAKYADLTVNGQSAGILSVLVLGAGIDYALLIVARYREELRNTEDRHAAMAHALHRAAPAVLASGSTVVVGLLCLLLAQMQATAGLGPVAAAGIVVALLTMLVLLPALLVVCGRWVFWPFVPRFGDPQPAEDGVWGRVGRRIARRPRAVWAVTTLLLAGFTVGLVQLDANGLSDAEQFTTEQPSIVAEGKLAEHFPGGAGAPVQVVVDAAHVDDAASTLQGVQGIAPDSVSEPVVRGDVGYVEGTLEAAPDSRAAFDTVDRARAALADVPGDPLVGGTTAINHDVQQASAADTRLIIPVVLLAVLLILGVLLRSVMAPLVLLVTVVLSFGAALGISALVFRHVLGFGGTDSSFPLYAFVFLVALGIDYNIFLMTRVREESLVHGTRRGALIGLAATGGVITSAGLVLAGTFAALGSLPIVFLAELGFAVALGVLLDTLVVRSVLVTALTLDLGRWMWWPSALFRTDGGHASSTGHPVAHHAADAAHPADHVAGHHAPDHRD, via the coding sequence ATGAGCCGCCAGGCCAGCAGCTGGATCGTGCACCGCTTCGGCACGTGGGGTGCGCTCGTCGTCCTCCTCGTGCTGCTCGGGGGCCTCGGGTCGTTCGGGTCGAGGCTGGGTGAGGTGCAGCGCAACGACGCGGCGTCGTTCCTGCCGGGCGGCGCGGAGTCGACCCGCGTGATCGACCAGGCCTCCACCTTCGCCGACCCCGACGTCGTGCCCGCCGTCGTGCTGCTCGTGCGCGACGGCGGCGCACGCCCCGACGACGTCCAGCGCCTGGCCGCCCTGAAGGAACGGCTCGCGAGCCTGCCGGGCGTGACCGGCGACGTCATCGGACCGATCCCGTCGCAGGACCGCGAGGCCGCCCAGCTCGTCGTCAACCTGCGCGTCGACCCCGACGAGGGCTTCGAGCAGCTGCCCGACACCGTCGACGAGCTGCGCGACGTCGCGGCGCAGGACGCCGGCGGTGCCGACGTGTACGTGGCCGGACCCGCCGCGCTGGCCGCGGACCAGGCGCAGGCGTTCGCCGGCATCGACGGCATCCTGCTCATCGCCGCGATCTCGGTGGTCGTCGTCATGCTGCTGCTCACCTACCGCAGCCCCGTCCTGTGGATCATCCCCCTGTTCTGCGGGGTGCTGAGCGTGTTCGCCGCGCAGGGCGTGGTGTACCTGCTCGCCAAGTACGCCGACCTGACCGTCAACGGGCAGAGCGCGGGCATCCTCTCGGTGCTCGTGCTCGGCGCCGGCATCGACTACGCGCTCCTGATCGTGGCCCGCTACCGCGAGGAGCTGCGCAACACCGAGGACCGGCACGCGGCGATGGCGCACGCCCTGCACCGGGCCGCCCCCGCCGTGCTGGCCAGCGGGTCCACCGTCGTGGTCGGCCTGCTGTGCCTGCTGCTCGCCCAGATGCAGGCCACCGCGGGCCTCGGCCCGGTCGCCGCGGCGGGCATCGTCGTCGCCCTGCTCACGATGCTCGTGCTGCTGCCCGCCCTCCTCGTCGTGTGCGGACGCTGGGTCTTCTGGCCCTTCGTCCCCCGGTTCGGCGACCCGCAGCCCGCCGAGGACGGGGTCTGGGGCCGGGTGGGTCGACGCATCGCCCGACGCCCGCGCGCCGTCTGGGCCGTGACCACCCTGCTGCTCGCCGGCTTCACCGTCGGCCTCGTGCAGCTCGACGCGAACGGCCTGTCCGACGCGGAGCAGTTCACGACCGAGCAGCCGTCGATCGTCGCCGAGGGGAAGCTCGCCGAGCACTTCCCCGGCGGCGCTGGCGCACCGGTGCAGGTCGTGGTCGACGCCGCACACGTCGACGACGCCGCCTCGACGCTGCAGGGCGTGCAGGGCATCGCCCCGGACTCGGTCTCGGAGCCCGTGGTCCGCGGCGACGTCGGCTACGTGGAGGGAACCCTCGAGGCCGCCCCCGACTCCCGGGCCGCGTTCGACACCGTCGACCGGGCCCGTGCCGCCCTCGCCGACGTGCCGGGCGACCCGCTCGTCGGCGGGACCACCGCCATCAACCACGACGTGCAGCAGGCGTCGGCCGCCGACACCCGGCTGATCATCCCGGTGGTGCTGCTCGCCGTCCTGCTGATCCTCGGCGTGCTGCTGCGGTCGGTGATGGCACCGCTCGTGCTGCTCGTGACCGTCGTGCTGTCCTTCGGCGCCGCGCTCGGCATCAGTGCGCTGGTGTTCCGGCACGTGCTGGGCTTCGGCGGCACCGACTCCTCGTTCCCGCTCTACGCGTTCGTGTTCCTTGTGGCGCTGGGCATCGACTACAACATCTTCCTGATGACCCGGGTGCGCGAGGAGTCACTCGTGCACGGCACCCGGCGGGGTGCGCTGATCGGCCTCGCCGCGACGGGCGGGGTGATCACGTCGGCCGGGCTGGTGCTCGCCGGCACGTTCGCCGCGCTCGGCTCCCTGCCCATCGTGTTCCTCGCCGAGCTGGGCTTCGCGGTCGCGCTCGGCGTCCTGCTGGACACGCTCGTCGTGCGGTCGGTGCTGGTCACGGCGCTCACCCTCGACCTCGGGCGCTGGATGTGGTGGCCGAGCGCGCTGTTTCGCACCGACGGCGGCCACGCGTCGTCGACCGGTCACCCGGTGGCGCACCACGCCGCCGACGCGGCCCACCCGGCCGACCACGTCGCCGGGCACCACGCGCCCGACCACCGGGATTAG